In the Cucurbita pepo subsp. pepo cultivar mu-cu-16 chromosome LG17, ASM280686v2, whole genome shotgun sequence genome, CCCTTTCCCATTATAACTACATAGAGCTGGATTTCTTATGCTTTTCCAATGCTACCATCTAATATTATTCCCACATTTTAAGTACACTCCAtacctcccttttctttgtctCTCCCCTTTCAAACCCGCCTCGTTTCACGTGAGATGTCTACCTATTCTAAGCCTCGAGATACTTTAAAACGGGAAAATAGTTGTTACAATATCATTAACAGCTTAAACGTTGAGTCGGGTGTTAAAAGAACGGTAAAGTAAATAGATGTTTCAATCAATGTCagaaagagaattgaaataaGATTTGCAGAATCGTAGGAGAAAAAAGTGATTtgattgaacttttaaaaatgtgtaAAGTAAAGTGCATATGGCTCTAAGTGGCCATAGATAAGTAAGTTGGTTCTCTATGTTATGGTCAACCATTTAAGGCCCCGtcccatttttttttgctttgtcGTGTTctttttagatattatttCAATCTGCGCGTGGAATATGTGACATACCCATGAATACgctaaactttttaattgatttcatAAGTTTTGTTCGGTTCGGGTCAACCCAAAGTTTTTATCTTATGAATCCGAAACCAAACCGAGTCAATTCGggttcaagaaaaataacccaacccaacccaactcttaATATTCGAGTTTGATTGATTCAgattgtcgggttgaatgtacactcCTATTAAACATTTACCATATGgtaactttttgttttatacccaaaaagttaattttagctgtaatagtttaattagttgaaaatgttaaaatttagatGAGTCAAATGGTAATTTAACAAAATGGAGGGAAGATAATGGGCCACGTGTGGGCTTGGGGTATTTATTTGGGCCACTAATAGAAAGCCCATTTCGTTTACTAATCCAAAGCCCATCTACGAATAGTGTAGATGACCATATTTGATTAGGGATTTTGATTAGTAggaaatgactaaaataccctttgTTGGGAAATAATGTTtgatttcttgatttcttcaaaaatataaataattattaacaaattCTATGATTCTCAATAATCATCCAATTCTAATACGACATTGATTTGGATCGAGTCGAATAACGAACAGTAACTCAATAAaacatcttttttcttctttttggtaaaaaaattattaatgagatttattaaatcaattaattagtGACGGGTGTCCTAAGACAGACACGAAAAGTGGATTCATTATTGAACGAAAAGGtcgaatatttaatattaatgattCATAAAAACATGTTCGGAGACAAAAAGAATGCCCATAAGTTGAGGTTTAGATGAACAAAAAAGTAGACAGAATCTCAAAAAACACACCAAAAACTGACCCTTTTGTTGTGTAATTAGTGCGCCCCAGTTGGGATTTGGAGCAAATTCTGGCCATAACTCAGCCTTTGCCTCCACCGCCGCACTCTCAATCAATCCGTTCAAGCATAGCTTAATTGGTTGAAACATATGTAACAATCTGAACTCACCgataatagatattgtctgttttggcctgttgcgtatcgtcatcaatctcaccgttttaaaatgcatttagtagggagaggttttcacacccttataaggaatgtttcgttcccctctccaaccgacgtgggatctcacaatccatcctccttGGGaaccagcatcctcactggcacactgccccaTGTCTcactctaataccacttgtaacagcccaaactcactGTTAGTAACTATTATCTACTTTGGCCTGtgagcctcacgattttaaaatgaatctactaaggagaggcttccacaccgttataaagaatgtttcgttcctctctccaatctatatgggatctcataattgtTGTTGACACACCattcggtgtctgactctaatatcattcgtaacagcccaaactcacccTAGTAACTATTGTCTGCTTTGTCGGTTACGTATTGTCGCTTACCTcgcgattttaaaatgcgtctactagagggaggcttccacacccttataaaaaatgttttgtttctctctccaatcgatatgggacctcATAATTGTTGTTGATTCACCATcctgtctgactctaatatcattcgtaacagcccaattttaatatcattcgtaacagcccaaattTACCCTAGCAACTATTGTCCGCTttgcccgttacgtattgtcgtcaggctcatgattttaaaacgcatctactaaagagatatttccacacctttataaataatgtttcgttctcctctccaaccgatgtgggatctcacaacataTAATAAGATATCAATAGCTCCACATAGCCATCAAATGAAGTATCGTTATCCTCTTTGAAATTAAAGCAATCGACCTTTGATCCTGCACTCGATTGTTTCTATAAAAAGAAACGCTAAATTTCTATAATAGATTGCGCAAAACTCGATGAATATAAGGCGCTGTCATTCTAGATGTCCATGATTCAATTATGTTGGAActctaaaactaaaaatttgtcaaaaccctccaacatttttaaattttgattttttttttttaaattcacaaattaaattagaaataaaagaaaataaatttaaaatatgctTATAAGGCAAGGGCATTAAAAGAAACCCACTTCCCAATTATGGGTGAAAGCAAAAGGGCATATCCGTCATTTCACGATTACCCTGAGCATAAAAACTCGAACGAATTAGCCAAACAcaattcaaaatctctctcaggcatttcatcaaacaccttcCGACCACTCTTCTTTGTAGCAGAATCCGATCGATCGATGCTCAAATAATCGCCgatttttcgttttctttgaTCATCATGGCCTTCTTCATCAACAACCATCCCGATCTCTCTGGCTCGACCTTCAATCCATCGTCTTTAATGGCGATTTCAAACCATGGTCTGCTCTGTATCGAGCCGCAGAAACAGAGGACCTGTCACCACTGTCGCACCACCAGAACCCCCCTCTGGAGAGCCGGTCCTGCCGGCCCAAGGGTAACCACTTAAACAATGGTGTGATTCATTCatcatttaatttcaataatcttttgattttgatcgatttctgggatttttttttcgacAGTCGCTGTGTAATGCGTGTGGGATTAGATACAGGAAGCTGAAGAACAGTAATGGCGGAGTGAATAAGAGTGGAAATGGGAAGAAAGTGGTGAgagtggtggatttggggagAGAGATAATGCTGCATAGAGCGACGGCGGCGATGGCGGAAAATGGAGGTGCAGAGACGAtcggagaagaagaacaggCGGCGGCGATGCTTCTCATGGCTCTATCTTCCGGCTATGTATCATAAACGGaattatttaacaattttataatcaattttcaatataaattagagataaatgaatttaataatatataagtttgagaaaaattattatttttaaaattttaaggactaaataatatttatatcaaatttcagtgtattttaacatttattctaataaaaaataactttttatatcgaaaataattaataacctAAATCTcactattaaattttaaaaagttctaaatataaatcattttattttaaaaataataattaatttaatttaatttgttttagaataacccaacaataatataaaaacattattaaagattattgttataatatttaatttataataaattttattcaaataatttatttaatttataatgttTGGCATTGTGCTTTAATTCCAATATTATTGTATCTTAGGAGAGTTGTAATCGAGAGAATAATAAgttataatcaaagaaaataattaatgcaactttgaatttgatgaaaaattcaatcttGTTCGGGATGAAAGTGGGTGGCATACAAGTCGGATGGAAAGTGGTGTTTTAGTCGTGGACGGGTGAGTAACATGTAAAAACCAGCCTTTGAGAGGGAAACACTAAGAAGGATCGTTGATACCTCGTATGCTAAGGAGCAAAAGAAAGAACCCACTTAAGGTGCTTGCATCTAATTTGCGCTAGTTAATGGCAAGACCTATACGGAAGATTTGCGAATTCtttgtcaaatggaagaatctccctatAGAGGGAATCAGCTGGGAACGCACAGAAGATCTGGACTCTGCCGCCACCCACATCGCCAAGTTTGAGAGTAGTCGGTTGGCagagacgtcaaccaattaggtgggggaggatgtcacggtcatgctcgtccaagacGTGTTGCCCATAGCCGCATGCTCATGACAAgtcaaaccctttatgtctttctaTTTTAGTGTTTTACTTCCAAGACGTGTTGCCCATAGCCGCATGCTCATGACAAgtcaaaccctttatgtctttctattctagtgttttacttccAAGACGTGTTGCCCATTTTAGTGTTTTACTTCCAAGACGTGTTGCCCATAGCCGCATGCTCATGACAAgtcaaaccctttatgtctttctattctagtgttttacttccAAGACGTGTTGCCCATTTTAGTGTTTTACTTCCAAGACGTGTTGCCCATAGCCGCATGCTCATGACAAgtcaaaccctttatgtctttctattctagtgttttacttccAAGACGTGTTGCCCATAGCCGCATGCTCATGACAAgtcaaaccctttatgtctttctattctagtgttttacttttatatttaggaagtatgacgtttcaaCTTCTGTATTTAAGAGTGACGTTTCAGAAAAATTATGTCTAGACCGGCCAGATATACGTGCGAGATATAAAATGATAAtgtgaattaattaattttcatttaaataaaatagttagtTAGATGGGCCGTGGCCCATATAAGATTCCAGGAACAAGATACTAGACTTCATCGTGGGCTGGACGGAAAGCCGAAAAAGGTATGCCTTTTGGATCGTGCTGCCACGCCTGCCTTTTATACCCGACGTCTTACAACCGATTCCGATTCCAGCCGATGTGGGTCTGGACACAAAGTTGATTCCCGCACGATTCGTTCTCACGTGCGAATAAGCTTCCAACACAAGTTAAGCTCAATTGGAGAAACCATTTCGATGGACTCGAAATCCTCTATTTTCTTGGATTGTccggtttttcttttttttatttattattttttaaaaaaattatcgtaaattttaaatatcaaacatttacaagaCAACATATTACTAAAATTCactcaaattaattacaaatatcaaatattctctCGCTTTAAATTCCCATTTTCTCCGTCATTCCATTGTGGAGCTTCCAATTCACACAACAATGGTGAATCTCGTCTCAATTTACTTCACTTTCCTCCTCTTCACACTCTCTAAATTTTCCTTTCTCTCATCGGCGACCGCCGTGGCCAAGGATCAGGTCGGCTGTTCCATGTGCTCGAGTTGTGACAACCCCTGCCAACTCcctccgccgccaccgccacctCCCACTTCACAATGccctcctcctccgcctccgccCTCGTGCAGTACCTGCATCCACCCTTCTCCGTTGCCGCCGTCCTCTGTCCAGCCATACCTGCCGGCCGATGGAGGCCAATTCCCCGGCCTTGCTCCTCCGCCGCCGAATCCAATTTTACCATATTATCCTTACTATTATTACAGTCCCCCCACTGCTTCTGGCGAAAGCGTTTCAATTTCATGGAAAATTTTGCCTTTGGGTCTCTTAATCATTATCTGTCTCTGAAGAACACTGAATTCTCCATTGCTGACAGAGAAATGGGTCGTGCtgattatgaatttatgcCATAAATTATGATGTATTaatcattctttattttctttcaatccTGGGTTCGAATCACTGTAATAGATGtttgttccatttttttttttaattttatgaacttattaaataataaatacaaaattaaaaattcataaacattttAGATATTTTGGACCAAATAGATAAATACGAGGCAACGTATGTCTATCAGTACAAGTTATTCATAATATCAGTTTATTATAAGCCCGAGggattgaaatttataaatttcttttttacgaTGATTCGTAGaatgatattattaatttattttcaattaatggCACCAAAACTTGAGAATTTTAGATGATTATGTGTCCCATAGTAGTTGGTAGCTTCGTTTAGGATAAGAGTATTCCAAAATTCCCACTTTATTGGAATATTGTATCTTTTAACTATATGCCTTTCACTTTCCCACTTTGGTCCATTTTTTAACTCTACATTGCTTACTTTATccacacaaaaataaataaataataataataataatttaagaacgaaaatataattatgtgACATTTTCGGTGAAATTAGGGAAAGGAAATTCAATCATAATAAGAATCAAAGAACGAAAGATGAACGAGAGTTTACAGTGAAGGAAGGTTCAACGATCTTACGGAAAGaaaagactaaaaaaaaaaagtatgataAAGTGTAATTTCTTGAATAATCTATGAATTTGTTTGACATTCGTTATCATTTCAACCCATAACTGTGATTTGACtctattccctaatttgattCAACGAGGGTTTCTCTATCTATTtgattgaacgaggtaaaAAAATTCTTCTCTTCCCTCTCCCTATTAGTTACTCAAGAAGGCTATTGCCATTTTCTAGGAGTGCGTTAGTCTTTCGATTAAGGGACAAGTCAGTGTACTTCATTAACTTAGGGAAGGTTGAATCATAGTCAGTCCATTCATTCATTCCCGTCCTTCGAAACAAAGGAATAGCACATTTGTGATCTAGTTCCTACCTTAACGCACACCAAGTGTAGTAGACAATGTAGCAGTAGTTCCCATCcacccttttcttttaccaACAGTAAAGTTTCACAAGCTGCAAGGAATTTCAATTCTCGATCCCGATAaggaaaatgaataatttataacaaaGCTTTCGTGCTGTTG is a window encoding:
- the LOC111779258 gene encoding GATA transcription factor 15-like → MAFFINNHPDLSGSTFNPSSLMAISNHGLLCIEPQKQRTCHHCRTTRTPLWRAGPAGPRSLCNACGIRYRKLKNSNGGVNKSGNGKKVVRVVDLGREIMLHRATAAMAENGGAETIGEEEQAAAMLLMALSSGYVS
- the LOC111778804 gene encoding leucine-rich repeat extensin-like protein 6, producing the protein MVNLVSIYFTFLLFTLSKFSFLSSATAVAKDQVGCSMCSSCDNPCQLPPPPPPPPTSQCPPPPPPPSCSTCIHPSPLPPSSVQPYLPADGGQFPGLAPPPPNPILPYYPYYYYSPPTASGESVSISWKILPLGLLIIICL